The genomic DNA AGGTTTTCTTCTGGAAGGGACAAGGCAGGATCTTCTGAAAAACAGTCTTGTATTAATAGGAAGCAGTGATGTAAAAGATAAGATAAAAGGTATAGAGGATCTGAAAGCCGGGGGAGTGAAAATAGCTTTAGGAGAATTAAATACAGTACCTGCCGGGAAATATGCAAAACAGGCTTTTGAAAAATTAGATATGTGGAATGAGATAGAGAAAGAAGCCATTTATCAAAAAGATGTAACAGCAGTACTGACTATAGTAGATTCAGGAGAAATTGAAACAGGAGTGGTATATTCTTCAGATGCCCTTACTTTGAAAAATGGATTTATAATAGAAGAGTTTGCTGCAGATACACATGATGCTGTTGTATATCCGGCAGCTATTATAAAGGAAACAAAAAATAAAGAGGAAGCGGAAAAATTCTTGAAATATCTTCAGAATGATGCCTCAAAAGAAATATTTGAAAAATATGGTTTTAAGCTATAAATAAAAGTGAAAAGTTAATTCTGCCTCTTAGCAGGTATTAATTATATACAGTGTAGGTGCTGTATTCCGGATTCAAAATTATTTTTTTCTTCTGGAATATCTGCACCTTATTTTTTGAAAAACAGAATAAATAAACATAGGATTACAGCAGAAAATAAAAGGACTTTAATAAAGAATATTAATAGTTCTTGACAAAGTCGAAATATTAGTGTATTATATTCAGGTCAATTGAATAACAGGTTACGGTAGAAGTAGAAACTTTGTTTCTCACCTTGATGTCCGTGTATAGTTAATTATACATGCTGGAATATGTATTATTCTGAGATATCGGGGTAAATGATTATGTTTATCTTATTTTTATATGAGAGATAACAGGGTTTTCTATTACCCTGTTTTTATTATTTTTTAGGAGGTGTTCTATATATTTAAAGGAACTAATAAAGATACTACAAGAATGAACGAGGGAATAAGAGCAAGAGAAGTAAGGGTGGTATCTGATGATGGTGAACAATACGGAGTTTTGACGCTTAAAGAGGCTTTGGAAAAAGCACAGGAGGCAGGAATGGATCTAGTAGAGATATCTCCGAATGCCAATCCGCCAGTATGTAAAATAATGGATTATGGGAAATTTAAATATGAGAAAACAAAAAAAGATAAGGAAAACAAAAAGAAGCAAAAACAGGTTGTTACAAAAGAAATGAGAGTAAAACCTCATATTGATACTCATGATAGAGATACAAAAATTGCACAAATCGAAAAATTCCTTGAAAAAGAGTATAAAATAAAAATCAGTCTGAGATTAGCAGGAAGACAAAAGCTATATGCAGATCAGGGAATAAAAGTACTGGACGAACTGGCTGATCATTTTAAAGATAAAGCGATCATAGAAAAAAAATACGGGAAAGATCAAATACAGAAATTTGTTTTGCTTTCACCCAAAAAATAACAAATAAGGAGGAATGAAGCAATGCCTAAAATGAAAACTCATAAAGGTACAAAAAAGAGAGTAAAAGTTACGGGAACAGGAAAATTTATGTTAAGACATTCTGGAAAAAGTCATATACTGACTAAGAAAAGCAAAAAAAGAAAAAACAGACTGGGTAAAGATATAGAAGCACCTGTTGGAGGAAGCAGAAAAATAGCTAAGTTATTAGCAGGACAAGAAGGAAGATAAATCGATAAGGAGGGAATAAAATGCCAAGAGTAAAAACAGGAATAGTCAGAAAAAAAAGACATAAAAAGGTTTTAGCGGAAGCTAAAGGTTTTAGAGGGTCTAGC from Sebaldella termitidis ATCC 33386 includes the following:
- the modA gene encoding molybdate ABC transporter substrate-binding protein, translating into MKKLLGILLMLGIVILTAGCGGGKDAAETAEKPAAEEKELTVSIAASTKNAIDEIVKNYESENPGVKIKINSGGSGTLEQQITGGAPVDIFLSASKKNMDNLEEKGFLLEGTRQDLLKNSLVLIGSSDVKDKIKGIEDLKAGGVKIALGELNTVPAGKYAKQAFEKLDMWNEIEKEAIYQKDVTAVLTIVDSGEIETGVVYSSDALTLKNGFIIEEFAADTHDAVVYPAAIIKETKNKEEAEKFLKYLQNDASKEIFEKYGFKL
- the infC gene encoding translation initiation factor IF-3, yielding MFYIFKGTNKDTTRMNEGIRAREVRVVSDDGEQYGVLTLKEALEKAQEAGMDLVEISPNANPPVCKIMDYGKFKYEKTKKDKENKKKQKQVVTKEMRVKPHIDTHDRDTKIAQIEKFLEKEYKIKISLRLAGRQKLYADQGIKVLDELADHFKDKAIIEKKYGKDQIQKFVLLSPKK
- the rpmI gene encoding 50S ribosomal protein L35, which gives rise to MPKMKTHKGTKKRVKVTGTGKFMLRHSGKSHILTKKSKKRKNRLGKDIEAPVGGSRKIAKLLAGQEGR